One genomic window of Streptomyces sp. NBC_01498 includes the following:
- a CDS encoding LamG domain-containing protein, with amino-acid sequence MGEGTPGKPGTFTFAPDPSDTDIKNYQWRLLTMPADATRQVSGSTVVVNDVMPMLAGEQVLSVRAGDLDTAGRARFGPWAEFAFKVAAPEGPVGRWHFDDAGPGSTSVTATDSATAGVRHHATLRPPTTPGTGAYWSVKGRRGTDDYSLGLNDDTGDPAQETAYASTTGPVVNTKDSFTLSAWALLADRQKTGTIASAPGTYGSAFQLSYSGTAKKWVFARVAADVANPVMVQSSAMASNPAGEVWTHLAGVFDTYGDTDKTNDTIQLFVNGRPQGQPVTLSAANPAYTPFTSTKDMMIGRSPAGEYFTGRVDELTLWQSALTPDLVRQDSAALSPEGTPATELVGYWDTASAAAGGVEEWTDYASLGMTISPTGAVARPEENELDLDGVTGYLSTGGPVVDETGSFTVTADVKVDKALMETKPIGYRGQVFSQATSQGGESSWALWIEKIDPDGDGIASYYWKFGRTGTGANGAVTGRAQVPSEFEAELGTWVQVTGVHDANEAADGGFGSTHLYVNQSEQPSAGEASFTTPVQGTGALTWGRGSSGGQTGHYLPGVLDEVRVWTGAMTLDQVITKVMGDPGAE; translated from the coding sequence GTGGGTGAGGGGACTCCGGGGAAGCCGGGGACGTTCACGTTCGCGCCGGATCCGTCCGACACGGACATCAAGAACTACCAGTGGCGTCTGCTGACGATGCCCGCGGACGCGACGCGTCAGGTGTCCGGCTCGACGGTGGTGGTCAATGACGTCATGCCCATGCTGGCCGGTGAGCAGGTGCTCAGTGTGCGGGCCGGTGATCTGGACACGGCCGGGCGGGCGCGGTTCGGGCCGTGGGCGGAGTTCGCCTTCAAGGTCGCGGCTCCTGAGGGGCCGGTCGGGCGATGGCACTTCGACGACGCCGGACCGGGATCGACGTCCGTCACGGCGACGGACAGCGCGACGGCCGGTGTGCGTCATCACGCCACTCTCCGCCCGCCCACGACGCCGGGGACTGGTGCCTACTGGTCGGTCAAGGGCCGCCGGGGGACGGACGACTACTCCCTCGGTCTGAACGACGACACGGGCGATCCGGCGCAGGAGACCGCCTACGCGTCGACAACGGGCCCGGTGGTGAACACGAAGGACTCCTTCACGCTCTCCGCGTGGGCGCTGCTGGCGGACAGACAGAAGACCGGCACGATCGCCTCGGCCCCGGGCACGTACGGTTCCGCTTTCCAGCTCTCCTACTCGGGCACCGCGAAGAAGTGGGTGTTCGCACGCGTGGCCGCCGATGTGGCGAACCCGGTGATGGTGCAGTCGTCGGCCATGGCGTCCAACCCGGCCGGAGAGGTGTGGACTCATCTGGCGGGGGTGTTCGACACGTACGGCGACACCGACAAGACGAACGACACCATCCAGTTGTTCGTCAACGGACGGCCGCAGGGCCAGCCCGTGACACTGTCCGCGGCCAACCCGGCCTACACGCCGTTCACGTCGACCAAGGACATGATGATCGGCCGCTCCCCGGCCGGGGAGTACTTCACCGGGCGGGTGGACGAACTCACCCTCTGGCAGAGCGCGCTCACGCCGGACCTGGTCCGCCAGGACAGTGCCGCGCTCTCCCCGGAAGGGACACCGGCCACCGAACTGGTCGGCTACTGGGACACGGCGTCCGCTGCGGCCGGCGGCGTGGAGGAGTGGACGGACTACGCGTCCCTGGGCATGACCATCTCACCGACCGGGGCGGTGGCCCGTCCCGAGGAGAACGAACTCGATCTCGACGGGGTGACCGGCTATCTGTCGACCGGTGGTCCGGTGGTCGACGAGACGGGATCCTTCACGGTCACGGCCGACGTGAAGGTCGACAAGGCCCTCATGGAGACCAAACCGATCGGCTATCGCGGCCAGGTCTTCAGCCAGGCCACTTCCCAGGGCGGTGAGTCGTCGTGGGCGTTGTGGATCGAGAAGATCGACCCCGACGGGGACGGCATCGCCTCCTACTACTGGAAGTTCGGCCGTACCGGCACTGGTGCGAACGGTGCCGTGACCGGGCGGGCACAGGTCCCGTCCGAATTCGAGGCGGAACTCGGCACCTGGGTCCAGGTGACCGGTGTCCACGACGCCAACGAAGCGGCGGACGGGGGCTTCGGCAGCACCCACCTCTACGTGAACCAGTCCGAGCAGCCGTCGGCCGGCGAAGCCTCCTTCACCACACCGGTACAGGGCACGGGCGCGCTGACCTGGGGGCGCGGCTCGTCCGGTGGGCAGACCGGGCACTACTTGCCGGGCGTTCTGGACGAGGTCCGTGTCTGGACCGGGGCCATGACGCTGGACCAGGTCATCACCAAAGTCATGGGTGACCCGGGCGCCGAGTAG